A stretch of Clostridium formicaceticum DNA encodes these proteins:
- a CDS encoding cyclase family protein: MEIYDVSMDIHQNMMVYKNKEENKPEITVKTDHSNSRTYESSIRMGMHTGTHIDAPLHMLKDGQTMENYSIENFVKKCKVLDLTYVENKITKNILQEKNIEKGDFLLFKTKNSFTEVFDFEFIYLEESGAKHLEEIGIAGVGIDSLGIEREQPQYETHRTLLGKNIMIIEGLQLKEIEEGEYTLIALPLKIKNVEASPARVILIKE, encoded by the coding sequence ATGGAAATTTACGATGTTTCAATGGATATTCATCAGAATATGATGGTATATAAAAATAAAGAAGAAAATAAGCCTGAAATTACCGTAAAAACAGATCATAGTAACAGTAGAACTTACGAATCTTCTATAAGGATGGGAATGCACACCGGAACCCATATCGATGCTCCTTTACATATGCTGAAGGATGGGCAAACAATGGAGAATTACAGTATAGAAAACTTTGTAAAAAAGTGCAAGGTTTTAGATCTCACCTATGTAGAGAATAAGATTACCAAAAATATACTGCAAGAGAAAAATATTGAGAAGGGGGATTTCCTTCTATTTAAAACAAAAAATTCTTTTACGGAAGTCTTTGATTTTGAATTTATATATTTAGAGGAAAGCGGTGCTAAACATCTAGAGGAGATAGGTATTGCAGGGGTGGGAATTGATTCATTAGGCATCGAAAGAGAACAACCTCAATACGAAACCCATAGAACGCTGCTAGGTAAAAACATCATGATTATAGAGGGACTACAGTTAAAGGAAATAGAGGAGGGGGAATATACCTTAATTGCTTTACCATTAAAAATAAAAAACGTTGAAGCATCACCAGCAAGGGTGATATTAATAAAAGAATGA
- the zwf gene encoding glucose-6-phosphate dehydrogenase, producing MDTNLDLSCTLVIFGATGDLTHRKLLPAIYNLQYQRLLPEAFSIMAIGRKDKTSNTYREEAYKAVKKFSRFPMEEEVWKDISHKIYYESMNFLEKEGYIELQKRLQIIDEKHHTKGNKIYYMAVAPEYFQHIIDALHKHVINKEEKSWRRIVIEKPFGRDLESAKYLNSKIVEVFQEKNTYRIDHYLGKEMLQNIMVLRFANMFFEPLWNSKYIDNIQISSSERVGVENRGGYYEKAGAMRDMVQSHMLQLVSLIGMEPPNDLDTESIRNEKVKVLKALKKITQEDVQENTVRGQYGPGQLGGESFLGYREEERVSVTSDTETYVALRVFIENFRWAGVPFYIRTGKRMPQKSTEIIIQFKSIENILYFKEKILQPNLLVIRIQPREGVFFRFNAKEPGTQQKIIPVQMDFCQNCQLDINSPEAYERLLYDVMRGDSTLFARWDEVEYSWRFVDSILEGWKKQKPVFPNYEAGTWGPKETDLLLQKDKRGWINI from the coding sequence GTGGATACTAATTTAGATTTATCTTGTACTTTGGTGATATTTGGAGCTACTGGTGACTTAACCCATAGAAAACTATTGCCTGCCATTTACAATTTGCAGTATCAAAGATTGTTGCCAGAGGCGTTTTCCATTATGGCTATTGGCAGAAAGGATAAAACCAGTAATACTTATAGGGAAGAAGCCTACAAGGCAGTAAAGAAATTTTCAAGATTTCCTATGGAGGAAGAGGTTTGGAAGGATATAAGTCATAAAATTTATTATGAAAGTATGAATTTTTTGGAGAAGGAAGGATACATTGAACTGCAAAAAAGATTGCAAATCATAGATGAAAAGCATCACACTAAGGGGAATAAAATCTATTATATGGCGGTAGCACCAGAATATTTTCAGCATATCATTGATGCCCTTCATAAGCATGTGATAAATAAGGAAGAGAAATCATGGCGTAGAATCGTTATAGAAAAACCCTTCGGTAGAGATTTGGAATCAGCAAAGTATTTAAATAGCAAAATTGTTGAGGTCTTTCAAGAAAAAAACACCTATAGAATTGATCATTATCTAGGAAAAGAGATGTTGCAGAACATTATGGTATTGCGCTTTGCAAACATGTTTTTTGAACCTCTATGGAATAGTAAATACATTGATAATATACAGATATCTTCCAGTGAGAGGGTGGGGGTAGAAAATCGAGGGGGGTATTACGAGAAGGCGGGAGCAATGCGGGATATGGTACAGAGCCATATGCTCCAGCTAGTGAGTCTTATCGGAATGGAACCTCCCAATGATTTGGATACGGAGTCCATTAGAAATGAAAAGGTAAAGGTGCTAAAAGCCCTTAAAAAAATTACACAAGAGGATGTACAGGAAAACACCGTCCGTGGACAATATGGACCCGGTCAATTGGGGGGTGAAAGTTTTTTGGGCTATAGAGAAGAAGAACGTGTATCTGTGACCTCTGATACAGAAACCTATGTTGCGCTAAGGGTGTTTATAGAAAATTTTAGGTGGGCAGGGGTCCCATTTTATATAAGAACGGGAAAAAGAATGCCGCAAAAGTCTACAGAAATCATTATACAGTTTAAATCTATAGAAAATATATTATATTTTAAGGAAAAGATATTACAGCCGAATTTGTTGGTGATAAGGATTCAACCTAGAGAAGGGGTGTTTTTTCGATTTAATGCAAAGGAACCAGGAACCCAGCAAAAAATTATCCCCGTGCAAATGGATTTTTGTCAAAATTGTCAGTTGGATATCAATTCCCCAGAAGCCTATGAAAGGTTATTATATGATGTGATGCGGGGAGATTCTACCCTTTTTGCAAGATGGGACGAGGTGGAATATTCATGGAGATTTGTTGATAGTATTTTAGAGGGATGGAAAAAACAAAAACCAGTTTTTCCAAATTACGAAGCAGGGACTTGGGGACCAAAGGAGACAGATTTACTGCTGCAAAAAGATAAGCGGGGCTGGATCAATATATAG
- the gnd gene encoding phosphogluconate dehydrogenase (NAD(+)-dependent, decarboxylating), producing MEIGIIGLGKMGYNLALNIKDHHHRVVAYNRSPEKTKEGEAEGLIGAYSIEELVSKLGAPRIIWLMVPAGDPVDDMIEILIPLLDKEDIIIDGGNSNYKDTLRRYEMLKAKSLHFVDVGTSGGVEGARNGACMMIGAEQEVFERIELIIKDICLEKGYLHTGRNGSGHFVKMIHNGIEYGMLQAMGEGFEILEKSQFDLNYKELARVWNHGSVIRGWLMELMERAFEKDPQLETIKGIIHSSGEGLWTVQEALELQVPAPVITDSLFVRYRSQQQDTFTGKVIAALRNEFGGHHVEKK from the coding sequence ATGGAAATAGGAATAATAGGTTTAGGAAAAATGGGATATAATCTTGCTCTGAATATAAAGGATCATCATCATAGGGTTGTAGCCTATAACAGATCCCCTGAAAAGACAAAGGAGGGAGAAGCAGAAGGATTGATAGGGGCTTATAGCATTGAAGAGCTGGTTAGTAAATTAGGTGCACCCAGAATCATTTGGCTTATGGTGCCAGCTGGTGATCCAGTAGATGACATGATAGAAATCCTGATTCCGCTATTGGATAAGGAAGATATTATTATAGATGGGGGGAACTCCAATTATAAGGATACCTTAAGAAGATATGAGATGCTGAAGGCAAAGAGTTTGCATTTTGTTGATGTTGGAACAAGCGGAGGCGTAGAAGGTGCAAGAAATGGAGCATGTATGATGATTGGGGCTGAGCAGGAAGTATTCGAAAGGATTGAGCTCATCATTAAGGATATATGTTTAGAAAAGGGATATTTGCATACCGGCAGAAATGGTTCAGGGCATTTTGTAAAGATGATTCATAATGGTATTGAGTATGGTATGTTACAGGCAATGGGTGAAGGCTTTGAAATTTTAGAAAAGAGTCAGTTTGATCTTAATTACAAAGAGTTGGCTAGGGTATGGAATCATGGTTCTGTTATTCGAGGTTGGCTTATGGAACTAATGGAAAGGGCCTTTGAAAAGGACCCACAGTTGGAAACCATCAAGGGAATAATCCATTCATCTGGGGAAGGTTTGTGGACAGTGCAGGAAGCTTTGGAACTTCAGGTGCCAGCACCGGTTATTACAGATTCATTGTTTGTAAGGTATAGATCTCAGCAACAGGACACCTTTACGGGTAAGGTGATAGCTGCTTTAAGAAATGAATTTGGAGGACACCATGTAGAAAAGAAATAA
- a CDS encoding corrinoid protein → MKSKEEFLKVLSECVVEMEDEKVIPMAEEYIKYDYPAIDGILYGLVDGMNRAADLYEKEEYFIPELMICSDAMYNGLNVLRPHLEQYDSQQKCKVVIGVVEGDTHDIGKNLVKIMLEAAGYQVIDLGRDVPAVSFIDTVKAEEASVVALSTLMTTSTSSMQRVMELLDEEGLRSNVKVIVGGGPISPGFAKKIGADGYAKNAVEAVKLLNHLMGTY, encoded by the coding sequence GTGAAGAGCAAAGAAGAATTTTTAAAAGTATTATCGGAATGTGTAGTGGAGATGGAAGATGAAAAAGTCATTCCGATGGCTGAAGAATACATAAAATATGACTATCCTGCTATTGATGGAATTTTGTATGGTTTGGTGGATGGCATGAACAGAGCCGCCGATTTATATGAAAAAGAGGAATATTTCATCCCTGAGCTGATGATTTGCTCGGATGCCATGTATAACGGACTAAATGTTTTACGTCCCCATTTGGAGCAATATGATTCCCAGCAAAAGTGCAAAGTGGTCATTGGTGTTGTGGAAGGGGATACCCATGATATCGGCAAGAATTTGGTGAAGATCATGTTAGAAGCAGCTGGGTATCAAGTGATCGATTTAGGACGTGATGTTCCGGCGGTAAGTTTTATCGATACGGTAAAGGCGGAGGAGGCAAGTGTGGTTGCCCTCTCTACGCTAATGACCACCTCTACCAGCAGTATGCAGAGGGTGATGGAACTATTGGATGAAGAAGGGCTACGTAGCAATGTTAAAGTAATTGTAGGTGGAGGGCCTATTTCACCGGGGTTCGCCAAAAAGATCGGTGCTGACGGTTATGCCAAAAATGCAGTGGAAGCGGTGAAGCTGCTAAATCATTTGATGGGTACATATTGA
- a CDS encoding uroporphyrinogen decarboxylase family protein: MMNTDAMTPAQRAAALANGREVDRLPCNPNIANGAARVYGCKISEFNRNPKAIAEAQMAVYRKFGCDSMRIFTDLFTWAEAMGATVTLPDDATADLAKPAISRIEDIDKLCPADPYKDGRLPIHLEAMKYLQDFAKDEIKCSAGIVGPFTNAFFLFGVNRTLKLIHKNPQAVHKLCRISLETCKAYAKAALDIGLSPTISEPMSSCTVVSPKVFRELSLPYLKELIDFIENYNGTKVIMHICGQTDKIWKDLADLGISGMSIDNIASLKDCKLAIGDRTKILGNVDPSGVMYSGSPQDVRIKTLEGILDAYDSPKGYIVMSGCSLPIETPFENIKMMMDTVREVGYPVQPERVAGMLEDYRKQYENQTRRD; the protein is encoded by the coding sequence ATGATGAATACAGATGCTATGACTCCAGCACAAAGAGCAGCGGCTCTTGCTAACGGGAGGGAAGTAGATAGATTACCCTGCAACCCCAATATTGCAAATGGAGCTGCTAGGGTCTATGGTTGCAAAATTTCAGAGTTTAATCGCAATCCTAAAGCCATTGCAGAGGCACAAATGGCGGTCTATCGTAAATTTGGCTGTGATAGTATGCGTATTTTTACGGATTTGTTCACATGGGCGGAAGCGATGGGGGCAACCGTCACCTTACCTGACGATGCTACGGCTGACTTAGCAAAACCGGCTATTTCCCGTATAGAAGATATTGATAAGTTGTGTCCTGCCGATCCTTATAAGGATGGGCGGTTGCCAATACACTTGGAAGCAATGAAATATTTGCAGGACTTTGCTAAGGATGAAATAAAATGTTCTGCCGGCATTGTTGGGCCCTTTACTAACGCATTTTTTCTATTTGGTGTTAATAGAACCCTGAAGCTAATTCATAAAAATCCTCAAGCAGTTCACAAGCTTTGCCGTATCTCACTGGAAACCTGTAAAGCATACGCCAAAGCAGCACTGGACATAGGTCTAAGCCCTACCATATCGGAACCCATGTCCTCTTGTACAGTTGTCAGTCCGAAGGTTTTTCGCGAACTTTCACTGCCCTATTTGAAGGAGTTAATTGATTTTATCGAAAACTATAATGGGACTAAAGTGATTATGCATATCTGCGGACAGACTGATAAGATATGGAAGGATCTTGCAGATCTGGGGATTAGCGGCATGAGTATTGATAATATAGCCAGCTTAAAGGATTGTAAACTGGCTATTGGGGATCGTACCAAAATTTTAGGCAATGTTGATCCCAGTGGTGTCATGTATTCGGGAAGCCCGCAGGATGTCCGCATTAAAACGCTGGAGGGTATTTTGGATGCCTATGATTCCCCAAAAGGATACATAGTTATGTCTGGGTGCAGCCTGCCGATTGAAACTCCTTTTGAAAATATTAAAATGATGATGGATACTGTACGAGAGGTGGGTTATCCTGTACAACCTGAAAGGGTGGCAGGGATGTTGGAGGATTATAGAAAACAATATGAAAATCAAACAAGGAGGGATTAG